From Ndongobacter massiliensis:
CTTCGCCTTGGTGACCTCCACGCCGCACTTTTCACAGACGGTGCCTTTATTACGTACGCGCTTGTACTTTCCGCAATTGCATTCCCAGTCCTTCGTCGGTCCGAAGATTTTTTCACAGAAAAGTCCATCGCGTTCCGGTTTGAGGGTCCGGTAGTTGATGGTCTCCGGTTTTTTCACTTCCCCATGAGACCACGAACGAATCATTTCCGGAGAGGCAAGTTGGATCTGAATGGCATCAAACATATTGGTTTTTCTCATCTTCTTCCTCCCCACGCTTATTCATCATCTTCGTCGGCTTCTTCAACGGAAAAGCCCAGCGCATCATAATCTTCGTCTTCATCCTCGACGGATTCTCCGACATCAAACGCCCGTTCTTCGCGCAAAAACCGACGACGCTCCGGTTCTTCTTCCGTATCATCCGCATTCTCCACCTGGGAGAAACGGTCGAAATCGTCCAGATCATCGCGCAATTCCACCTGTTCACCGTCTTCATCCAAGAGACGCACATCCAGGGAAAGCGCCTGTAATTCCTTGACCAACACCTTGAAGCTTTCCGGAATGCCCGGTGTGGAAATATTCTGCCCCTTGACAATCGCTTCATACGTCTTGACGCGCCCGGTGACATCGTCCGACTTGACTGTCAACATTTCCTGCAAGGCGTGCGAAGCGCCGTAGGCTTCGAGTGCCCAGACCTCCATCTCGCCGAAGCGCTGCCCGCCGAACTGTGCTTTTCCGCCCAGCGGCTGCTGCGTAACCAAGGAGTACGGACCCGTCGAGCGTGCGTGGATTTTTTCATCCACCATGTGATGCAGTTTCAAAATGTACATGTACCCGACCGTGACATCTCCGACGAAGAATTCACCTGTGCGCCCGTCGCGCAGCGGCATCTTCCCGGAAATCGGATAGCCCGCTTCCTGCAGCGCATCCTCAATATCTTTATCACTGGCGCCGTCAAAGACCGGCGTCGCCACTTTCCATCCCAGTTTCTTCGCAGCCAGACCGAGGTGCACTTCCAAAACCTGTCCCAAGTTCATACGCGAAGGAATGCCCAGCGGATTCAAACAAATCTGAATGGGCGTGCCGTCCGGCAAAAACGGCATATCTTCCACCGGCAAAATGCGGGAAACAACGCCCTTGTTGCCGTGCCGTCCGCACATCTTATCGCCAACCATGATCTTGCGCTTTGCGGCGATGTAAACGCGCACAACCTCATTCAGACCCGGCGCCAGATCGTCGCCACCGGCACGAGAATACTTCTTTACATCGACGACAATGCCGGATTCCCCGTGTGGCACGCGCAGGGACGTATCGCGCACTTCGCGCGCTTTTTCTCCAAAGATGGCGCGTAAAAGCCGTTCTTCCGGCGAGAGCTCCGTCTCGCCTTTCGGCGTCACTTTTCCGACGAGAATATCGCCTGCCTTGACTTCGGCGCCCACGTGAATGACCCCGTCTTCATCTAGGTTCTTGCGCATTTCTTCACCGATGTTGGGAATGTCGCGGGTAATGTCTTCAGGACCTAACTTGGTCTCGCGTGCCTCGCAGTTGTGTTCTTCGATGTGGATAGAAGTCAACACGTCGTCGATGACCAGCTGTTCGCTGATGAGCATCGCGTCTTCGTAGTTGTAACCTTCCCAAGTCATAAAGGCAATGAGGATATTTTTGCCCAACGCAATTTCACCGTGATCCGTCGACGGTCCGTCGGCAATAATCTCGCCGGCGTGTACGTGATCGCCTTCGCGGACGATGGCGCGCTGGTTGAAGCACGTGCCTTGGTTGGCGCGCATGAATTTCAACACTTGGTACCGGTCGTATTCACCCTCGTCATCCTTTTTATCTTTGCGAATAACAATGCGATCATCCGCGGCAATGGTCACCACGCCGTCATTTTTCGCGCGCACGACCACGCCGGAATCCAACGCCGCCTTGTGCTCGATGCCGGTTCCGATAATCGGAGCTTCGGCGCGGAGCAGCGGAACCGCCTGTCGCTGCATGTTCGTGCCCATCAAAGCGCGCGTGGCATCGTCGTTTTCAAGGAAGGGAATCATGGCCGCTCCCACCGAAACGATCTGCTGCGGGGAAACGTCCATAAACTGCACCTGTTCGCGCGGATAAATATCATTGACCGCGTTGATGCCTCGACCGGAAACACGGTCATTGACGAAAAATCCATTTTCATCCAAGGGTTCATTGGCCTGGGCTTTGATGTAATGATCTTCCTCATCGGCTGTCAGATAGACGATCTGATCGGTAACCTGTCCGGTCCCTTCCAGCACTTTTCGATACGGCGTTTCAATAAAACCGTATTCGTTGATGCGCCCATAGGTCGTGAGCGAGGTAATCAAGCCAATATTCGGGCCTTCCGGCGTCTCGATGGGACAAATGCGACCATAGTGCGAATCGTGTACGTCGCGCACTTCATAGCCCGCGCGGTCGCGGGACAGACCACCCGGTCCCAGCGCGGAAAGGCGTCGCTTATGCGTCAATTCCGACATTGGATTCGTTTGGTCCATAAATTGCGACAATTGGGAGGAGCCGAAAAACTCCTTGATCGCCGCCGTGACCGGACGCACATTCAAAAGATTTTGCGGTGTTGCTAGGTCTTGATCCCCCGTGGTCATGCGCTCACGCACGACGCGCTCCATACGCGACAGACCGATGCGGAACTGGTTTTGCAACAATTCACCCACGCAACGCACCCGACGATTCCCCAGATGGTCAATGTCATCCACGCCGCCGACGCCATCGTAAAGGTTCAACTGATAGCTCAGCGTTGCCAGAATATCGGCATTGGTAATGTGCATCGGGCTCAATTCTTTTTTCTGCTTTTTAATATAATTGAGCTTTTTGCGGTCCGTCTCATATAAAGAAGGATTCTCTTCAAACTCCGCCAAAATCTCCTGCATGGCGGGGTAATAGATTTTTTCTGACAAATTCAAGGAGTCGATGTCGAGCCCTGCCAAATCTTCATCAAATACGTGGCGATCGACGAAGTGATTGCCCACGACGCGCACGATGTTCTCCTGCGCTTCATCGGCATATACATCGACGATATTGATGCCGGCGTTTTCAATTTCCAAGGCTTTTGCGCGATTCACGAAATCACCGGCGGAAGCAAGTACCTCGCCCTCCTCTGTAATCACATCGGCGGCAAGCACGCGCCCTTGAATGCGATTGAAAACCGACAGTTTTTTATTGAATTTATAGCGTCCAACTTTTGCCAGATCATAACGACGATCGTCAAAGAACAAATTGTGGATTAGGGGTTCGGCGGATTCGATCGACGCCAGATCGCCGGGCTTTAATTTCTTGTAAATTTCTAAAAGTGCGGTCTCACGGTTCGTAGCGACTTCTTTTTCCAAGGTGATGCGCAAATGCTCACTGTCACCCAAGACATCGATCATCTCCTGATCTGTTTCTAAAAGCAGCGCACGAATTAATGTGGTTGCGGGCAATTTTCGCGTGCGGTCAATGCGCACGTTGACCACGCCGTTCGCATCATTATCGTACTCCAGCCATGCGCCACGGTTTGGAATCACCGTGGAGGAAATCATCGTATTGCCGGACTTGTCAAATTCACGGGCATAGTACACGCCGGGGGAACGAACCAACTGGGAAACGACAACGCGCTCCGCCCCATTTATAATGAAGGTTCCGGACGGGGTCATCATCGGGACATCTCCCAAGTAGACTTCTTGCTCTTTGACCTCGAGAATTTCTCCATCCCTGGTTTTGATCAGTCGAACTTTGACTTTCAGTTTGCGTGCATAATTGACGTCGCGCTCTTTTGCTTCCTGAACGGAATACTCGGCTTCATCCTCAAAATAATAATCGACGAATTCCAGAATCAAATCTCCAGAATAATCCCGGATCGGAGAAATATCTTCCAAAACCTCGCGAAGGCCCGTGTGCAGAAACCACTGAAAACTCTCTTGCTGGATCGCCAACAAATTTGGCAATTCCAACGCTTGAGGGATTCTCGAAAAGCTTCTGCGACGCGTTTTTCCATACATCGCTGTATGATTGTACATAAATTGTCCACCCCTTTACTTGTTCCCGTTCCAAAAGTCTCGTCCGACTGAAATATCCGTAGACGCCAAAAAAGCGCACAGGACCTGCGCAGACAAAAACCTCACGACGATCATGCCACTACTATTGCAGTTTCTTATAATAACACACAAAAACAGCCCCCGTCAACAACGGAGGTGAATTGAATCAATACATAAAAAAGTATAGCCTTTCCTTAGCCTTTTGTCAAATGAAACGCCCGGAGGCGTGGACTATTTCATGCTGCTTTTGGAGTTTTATTTGGTTGTTGAGAATGATACAATGCAGATATAAAAATACAAAATAAGTATAAAATTATTGAAAGAGGAGATCATGTCAAAATACTATCATAAAAAACTTATCTGTCCCGTTCTTCTGTTCTCACTTTTCCTCTTTTTCGCTTGGGCGAACGTTTCGTATGCAACGCCTGCTGTGTCGCCTGCGGAAAATGCTTCGTCGGAGGAAGTTGCTTTGTCCCAGGAATTCCCCGCATCCGAAGAAATCGTTCCTGCTCCGGAAGAAACGACAGAGAAGCTACCCGATTCTGACAATGCCGATTGTAACGAAGCCTTGTCCCCTCAAAATATAACTCCGACGTCTCCGTCGGAAATTGCAGATTCCGATTCGGAGAATGTGACTTCAAATCCTGCAGACTCGTCGGAAGAAGCTGAGGCAACAACGGAGGAGCCCGTAATAGAAAGCTCTGATAACCCGGATCCTGAAACCGAGTCCTCGTTTCCAGCCGTTTCCACGTCGGAAGAAAATCCGGCGGAAAAAGCGCTAGAGAACACGCCATCGAATGTGCTGCAAACAGCGCCGCAAATGAAACAAGGCTGGGTGCAGGAAGACGGGCTCTGGTACTATTATAAGGAAGACGGTTCCACGTTTCACAATCAGGTGATCACCTTCGGTCCGGACGTCGCCTACTACATTGGTGCATCCGGTGCCCGACAAACTGGCGTTTTTGCCGATGTCGACGGACAAATGCGTTACGCCGACGCGGACGGGTTGCTTTCACTGAATGCCGGATGGCAGGAATATAATAACAATCGCTATTACTCAAAAGGCGACTTTGGCAAATTATTTTTTAATCAGTTCATCACCTTCGGATCTGCGGTGAAAAATTATATGGATCCGCTTGCCGCCCTCACGTACGGAAAGTTTGATGTAAACGGCCGCTACTATTTTGCCGACAGTCAAACCGGAAATCTGATCGGAAATGCCCGCTGGGAAGATGACACCTTCGTCACCGAGCAGGGCGAAACCTATCAGAATCAGTTCATCACCTTTGGACCGGATGTCGCCTATTACATGGGCGCAGATGGCGCGCGTGTCAAAAACGCCGTCGTTTCACATAGCGGGAAATTATATCTTCTCAATGCCGACGGCAATTTGAACAAAGACAATAACTGGGTGGAATTGGGCGGAAAAAGATACTTTCCCAACGCCCGCGGGGAGCTTTATGCGAATCAATTTATCACCTTCGGCCCCACTGTAAAATATTTTATGGGCACGGACGGCGCTCAAACATTCGGCAAACTCTGCTGCAACGGTCGCTACTATTTTGCCGACAGTCAAACCGGAAACCTCATCGGAAATGCCCGCTGGGAAGGCGATACCTTCGTCACCGAACAAGGCGCAACCTATCAGAATCGGTTCATCACCTTCGGACCGGATGTCGCCTATTACATGGGCGCGGACGGCACACGTGTAAAAAGTTCGGTCGTTTCACATGGCGGGAAATTATATCTCCTCAATGCCGACGGCAACTTAAATAAAGACAATAATTGGGTGGAATTGGGCGGAAAAAGATACTTTCCCAACGCCCGCGGGGAGCTTTATGCGAATCAATTTATCACCTTCGGTCCCGCTGTAAAATATTTTATGGGGACGGACGGCGCTCAAACATTCGGCAAGCTCTGCTGCAACGGTCGCTACTATTTTGCCGACAGCCAAACCGGGAATCTGATCGGAAATGCCCGCTGGGAAGGCGATACCTACGTCACCGAACAGGGCGCAACCTATCAGAATCAGTTCATCAACTTCGGGCCGGATGTCGCCTATTACATGGGCGCAGATGGCGCACGTGTAAAAAGTTCGGTCGTTTCACATAACGGGAAATTATACCTTCTCAATGCCGACGGCAACTTAAATAAAGACAATAATTGGGTGGAATTGGGCGGAAAAAGATACTTTCCCAACGCACGTGGCGAGCTCTATGTGAATCGATTTATCACCTTCGGTATCGAATGCGCCTACTGGATGGGCGCGGACGGTGCGATGCATGTCGGTTGGCTGAACAACAGCGGTAATTCCTACTATCTCACATCGGACGGATCGGCTGCACGCGGATGGCGCACGATCGATTCGAAGACGTATTATTTCTCGCCGCTATACTATAATACCTATCGCGGTTTTCAGAGGACAGGCGACAGATATCATTACTTCAATCTTACAAACGGCTCTCTATTCGTCGGCTCCACCCGGGTAGAGGGTGCGCCTGCTTCGCTCCTTTTTGAAAGTCGGGCAGCTACGACGGACGAGCTCTCCAATCAATATTTATTGCGCTGCTCTTTCTCCGATCTGCAAGCACAGGAAAAGGAAAATGCGGATTACCGCAATATAGATCTCCTGTGGCCAACGCCAAGCAGCCGCCTCATCACTTCTTATTTTGGACCGCGCGATCCTCTGTTCGGCCGTTGGATGCATTACGGTCTTGACATCGGAGCCCCCTACGGTTCGTCGGTCATTGCCATAAAATCCGGTAAAGTCGTCTACTGCGGTTGGAATGCAGGACATGGAAACTTTATTAAAGTGGCGCATCCAGACGGTACCCACTCTTCCTACAGTCATTTATCCGCATTCCGCACATCCAACGGTGCAGAGGTTCGCGCCGGCGATGTCATCGGTCTGATCGGTTCTACTGGAGATTCCACAGGGCCGCACCTCCATTTGCAAATTTATGTACAGGGAAAACCCGTGGACCCCTTGCCATTGTTGCAAGCGATGGAAGCAAAACAGAATCGATTGATTGCCGTGCTGAATTCCTTAAAATAATCATAGAACCATCCGATCGAGCCAATTCGGGCGCAAATGCCCGAATCGGCTCTTTTCATTCCCTGTCGCCCGGTCTCTATTTGTCAGTCAATTCCTTTTTTTGTAGAAAAGCAATCACAGCCATACAC
This genomic window contains:
- the rpoB gene encoding DNA-directed RNA polymerase subunit beta; the encoded protein is MYNHTAMYGKTRRRSFSRIPQALELPNLLAIQQESFQWFLHTGLREVLEDISPIRDYSGDLILEFVDYYFEDEAEYSVQEAKERDVNYARKLKVKVRLIKTRDGEILEVKEQEVYLGDVPMMTPSGTFIINGAERVVVSQLVRSPGVYYAREFDKSGNTMISSTVIPNRGAWLEYDNDANGVVNVRIDRTRKLPATTLIRALLLETDQEMIDVLGDSEHLRITLEKEVATNRETALLEIYKKLKPGDLASIESAEPLIHNLFFDDRRYDLAKVGRYKFNKKLSVFNRIQGRVLAADVITEEGEVLASAGDFVNRAKALEIENAGINIVDVYADEAQENIVRVVGNHFVDRHVFDEDLAGLDIDSLNLSEKIYYPAMQEILAEFEENPSLYETDRKKLNYIKKQKKELSPMHITNADILATLSYQLNLYDGVGGVDDIDHLGNRRVRCVGELLQNQFRIGLSRMERVVRERMTTGDQDLATPQNLLNVRPVTAAIKEFFGSSQLSQFMDQTNPMSELTHKRRLSALGPGGLSRDRAGYEVRDVHDSHYGRICPIETPEGPNIGLITSLTTYGRINEYGFIETPYRKVLEGTGQVTDQIVYLTADEEDHYIKAQANEPLDENGFFVNDRVSGRGINAVNDIYPREQVQFMDVSPQQIVSVGAAMIPFLENDDATRALMGTNMQRQAVPLLRAEAPIIGTGIEHKAALDSGVVVRAKNDGVVTIAADDRIVIRKDKKDDEGEYDRYQVLKFMRANQGTCFNQRAIVREGDHVHAGEIIADGPSTDHGEIALGKNILIAFMTWEGYNYEDAMLISEQLVIDDVLTSIHIEEHNCEARETKLGPEDITRDIPNIGEEMRKNLDEDGVIHVGAEVKAGDILVGKVTPKGETELSPEERLLRAIFGEKAREVRDTSLRVPHGESGIVVDVKKYSRAGGDDLAPGLNEVVRVYIAAKRKIMVGDKMCGRHGNKGVVSRILPVEDMPFLPDGTPIQICLNPLGIPSRMNLGQVLEVHLGLAAKKLGWKVATPVFDGASDKDIEDALQEAGYPISGKMPLRDGRTGEFFVGDVTVGYMYILKLHHMVDEKIHARSTGPYSLVTQQPLGGKAQFGGQRFGEMEVWALEAYGASHALQEMLTVKSDDVTGRVKTYEAIVKGQNISTPGIPESFKVLVKELQALSLDVRLLDEDGEQVELRDDLDDFDRFSQVENADDTEEEPERRRFLREERAFDVGESVEDEDEDYDALGFSVEEADEDDE
- a CDS encoding peptidoglycan DD-metalloendopeptidase family protein; the encoded protein is MSKYYHKKLICPVLLFSLFLFFAWANVSYATPAVSPAENASSEEVALSQEFPASEEIVPAPEETTEKLPDSDNADCNEALSPQNITPTSPSEIADSDSENVTSNPADSSEEAEATTEEPVIESSDNPDPETESSFPAVSTSEENPAEKALENTPSNVLQTAPQMKQGWVQEDGLWYYYKEDGSTFHNQVITFGPDVAYYIGASGARQTGVFADVDGQMRYADADGLLSLNAGWQEYNNNRYYSKGDFGKLFFNQFITFGSAVKNYMDPLAALTYGKFDVNGRYYFADSQTGNLIGNARWEDDTFVTEQGETYQNQFITFGPDVAYYMGADGARVKNAVVSHSGKLYLLNADGNLNKDNNWVELGGKRYFPNARGELYANQFITFGPTVKYFMGTDGAQTFGKLCCNGRYYFADSQTGNLIGNARWEGDTFVTEQGATYQNRFITFGPDVAYYMGADGTRVKSSVVSHGGKLYLLNADGNLNKDNNWVELGGKRYFPNARGELYANQFITFGPAVKYFMGTDGAQTFGKLCCNGRYYFADSQTGNLIGNARWEGDTYVTEQGATYQNQFINFGPDVAYYMGADGARVKSSVVSHNGKLYLLNADGNLNKDNNWVELGGKRYFPNARGELYVNRFITFGIECAYWMGADGAMHVGWLNNSGNSYYLTSDGSAARGWRTIDSKTYYFSPLYYNTYRGFQRTGDRYHYFNLTNGSLFVGSTRVEGAPASLLFESRAATTDELSNQYLLRCSFSDLQAQEKENADYRNIDLLWPTPSSRLITSYFGPRDPLFGRWMHYGLDIGAPYGSSVIAIKSGKVVYCGWNAGHGNFIKVAHPDGTHSSYSHLSAFRTSNGAEVRAGDVIGLIGSTGDSTGPHLHLQIYVQGKPVDPLPLLQAMEAKQNRLIAVLNSLK